From a single Methanofollis sp. W23 genomic region:
- the ruvA gene encoding Holliday junction branch migration protein RuvA, with product MIAHLSGELASTGDRWVVIDVGGVGYRVQVTGPALARLKGAEGRVMLHTHMAVRDDDIQLFGFLHPGELELFTVLIGVRGIGPQIAMNILSQVSFEEFALAIVNDDEKVLTRIPGIGPKSAKRLILELKEKMKKRVETLSLEKHSSEARDAVSALVSLGFSPHEAEEAVDTALEAVPDQTVQALIRAALTHLRERGSA from the coding sequence ATGATCGCACACCTCTCTGGAGAACTGGCATCCACCGGCGACCGATGGGTGGTGATCGATGTCGGCGGCGTGGGCTACCGGGTGCAGGTGACCGGCCCCGCTCTGGCACGTCTCAAGGGGGCAGAGGGCCGCGTCATGCTCCACACGCACATGGCGGTCCGTGACGACGACATCCAGCTCTTCGGGTTCCTGCATCCGGGCGAACTCGAACTCTTCACAGTCCTGATCGGGGTCCGCGGGATCGGCCCGCAGATCGCCATGAACATCCTCTCCCAGGTCTCGTTCGAGGAGTTCGCCCTTGCCATCGTCAATGACGACGAGAAGGTGCTCACCCGGATCCCCGGGATCGGGCCCAAGAGTGCGAAACGGCTCATCCTTGAGTTGAAGGAGAAGATGAAGAAACGCGTGGAGACTCTTTCTCTCGAAAAACATTCATCTGAAGCCCGAGACGCAGTAAGCGCCCTTGTCTCGCTCGGGTTCTCACCGCACGAAGCCGAAGAGGCAGTCGACACCGCCCTGGAGGCCGTGCCCGACCAGACGGTGCAGGCCCTGATCCGTGCGGCCTTGACACACCTGCGGGAGAGGGGGTCGGCATGA
- the dnaK gene encoding molecular chaperone DnaK produces MSDQKIIGIDLGTSNSQAAVMIGGKPTIVPSAEGATWAGKMFPSYVAFTKEGQMLVGEPARRQAVTNPEGTVMAAKRKMGTDHRYHIHGTDYTPQQISAFLLKKIRRDAEGFLGEPVTKAVITVPAYFDDNQRTATKDAGTIAGLEVVRLINEPTAASMAYGLDREGEQKILVFDFGGGTLDVTLMEFGEGTFRVLSTAGDTHLGGTDMDQAVIDWIADEFKKQEGVDLRKDRIAVQRLREAAERAKIELSTVLETEINLPYITGGAEGPKHLVMKLTRAKLEGLVGPIIERCVAPFDRALADANLTKDEIGKVILVGGPTRMPVVKQFVEEKTGRPSEHGVDPMECVAVGAAVQGAILAGEITDMVLLDVTPLTLGIETLGHVRTALIPRNTTVPTRTSQVFTTAADLQTAVTVNVLQGERPMAQDDTSLGQFNLVGIPPAPRGIPQIEVTFDIDASGILTVSAQDRATGKEQQMTVTASTKLPEAEVERMVKEAEEYEAEDQRRQEEIEVRNEADALVYTAEKTLADLGERMGSGPREKVEAALADLKAALAGGETEDVRAGLERLRTVLQEAGSVLYQEAAAAPGQGGGTVYDAEYRMKDAK; encoded by the coding sequence ATGTCAGACCAGAAGATCATCGGGATCGATCTCGGGACCTCGAACAGTCAGGCGGCAGTGATGATCGGCGGGAAACCGACGATCGTCCCGTCCGCGGAGGGGGCGACCTGGGCCGGGAAGATGTTCCCGTCGTACGTCGCCTTTACGAAAGAAGGACAGATGCTTGTCGGCGAACCGGCCCGGCGACAGGCGGTGACCAACCCGGAAGGGACGGTGATGGCGGCAAAGCGGAAGATGGGGACCGACCACCGCTACCACATCCATGGGACCGACTACACGCCCCAGCAGATCTCCGCCTTCCTTCTCAAAAAGATCAGGCGGGACGCCGAGGGCTTCCTGGGCGAACCGGTGACGAAGGCGGTGATCACCGTCCCCGCCTACTTCGACGACAACCAGCGCACGGCGACAAAGGACGCCGGGACCATCGCGGGGCTTGAGGTGGTGCGCCTCATCAACGAACCGACCGCCGCCTCGATGGCCTACGGCCTGGACAGGGAGGGCGAGCAGAAGATCCTGGTCTTCGACTTCGGCGGCGGCACCCTGGACGTCACGCTGATGGAGTTCGGGGAAGGAACCTTCCGGGTGCTCTCGACCGCAGGGGACACCCATCTTGGCGGCACCGACATGGACCAGGCGGTCATCGACTGGATCGCCGACGAGTTCAAGAAGCAGGAGGGGGTCGACCTGCGCAAAGACCGGATCGCCGTGCAGCGCCTGAGAGAGGCGGCCGAGCGGGCGAAGATCGAACTCTCGACCGTCCTGGAGACCGAGATCAACCTCCCCTACATCACCGGCGGGGCCGAGGGCCCAAAGCACCTGGTGATGAAACTGACCCGTGCAAAACTCGAGGGACTGGTCGGGCCCATCATCGAGCGGTGCGTCGCCCCCTTCGACCGGGCCCTCGCCGACGCAAACCTGACAAAGGACGAGATCGGGAAGGTGATCCTGGTCGGCGGCCCGACCAGGATGCCGGTCGTCAAACAGTTCGTCGAGGAGAAGACCGGCCGACCCTCCGAGCACGGCGTCGACCCGATGGAGTGCGTGGCCGTCGGGGCGGCGGTCCAGGGGGCGATCCTGGCCGGCGAGATCACCGACATGGTCCTCCTGGACGTCACCCCGCTCACCCTCGGGATCGAGACCCTCGGGCATGTGAGGACCGCCCTGATCCCGCGCAACACCACGGTCCCGACCAGGACGAGTCAGGTCTTCACCACCGCCGCCGACCTCCAGACCGCGGTGACCGTCAACGTCCTCCAGGGCGAACGCCCGATGGCGCAGGACGACACGAGCCTCGGGCAGTTCAACCTCGTCGGCATCCCGCCGGCGCCCAGGGGCATCCCGCAGATCGAGGTCACCTTCGACATCGACGCCTCAGGGATCCTCACGGTCTCAGCGCAGGACCGCGCCACCGGCAAAGAGCAGCAGATGACCGTCACCGCCTCGACCAAACTCCCTGAGGCCGAGGTCGAGCGGATGGTGAAGGAGGCCGAGGAGTACGAGGCCGAGGACCAGCGACGGCAGGAGGAGATCGAGGTGAGAAACGAGGCCGACGCCCTCGTCTACACTGCAGAAAAAACCCTCGCCGATCTTGGGGAGCGGATGGGTTCAGGGCCGAGGGAGAAGGTCGAGGCGGCCCTCGCCGACCTGAAGGCCGCCCTTGCCGGGGGTGAGACCGAAGACGTCAGGGCCGGCCTGGAAAGGCTTCGGACCGTCCTCCAGGAGGCCGGGAGCGTCCTCTACCAGGAAGCGGCCGCGGCACCCGGCCAGGGAGGAGGAACGGTCTACGACGCCGAGTACAGGATGAAAGACGCAAAGTAG
- the ablA gene encoding lysine 2,3-aminomutase yields MTADTTTAHEIAMRIDADTAVARWKDWRWQVSHSVREIKTFERALGITFPPEERSELERTVERFPLCVTPYYLSLIDPEDFRNDPVFMQCFPSVRELEVEDYDLADPLAEDVDMTAPCITHRYPDRVLFLVSNICAMYCRHCTRKRKVGDIDSVPARKEIEAGLAYIREHSEVRDVLLSGGDPLMLPDETLDWVLTELDAIEHVEVVRIGTRVPVVLPYRVTPALAQMLARHHPLWINTHFNHPKEFTPSSEAALGRLADAGIPLGNQTVLLANVNDCPRLQRTLAHKLVRNRVRPYYLYQCDLSEGLSHFRTSVAKGIEIIENLVGHTSGFAVPTYVVDAPGGGGKIPLMPTYVLSWADNKVVLRNYEGVITTYQEPKDYRPVYCDGNCVECTLQLKEESAEEPGPVGIAKILSDLDETSTLVPEHTERMERRIDA; encoded by the coding sequence ATGACCGCCGACACGACGACAGCACATGAGATCGCCATGCGGATCGATGCCGATACGGCCGTTGCCAGGTGGAAAGACTGGCGCTGGCAGGTCAGTCACTCGGTCCGGGAGATCAAGACCTTTGAACGAGCTCTCGGGATCACCTTCCCGCCCGAGGAACGATCTGAACTGGAGCGGACCGTCGAGCGGTTCCCACTCTGCGTCACCCCCTATTATCTCTCTCTCATCGACCCCGAGGACTTCAGAAACGATCCCGTTTTCATGCAGTGTTTTCCCTCGGTCAGGGAACTCGAGGTGGAAGACTACGACCTCGCAGACCCCCTGGCCGAGGACGTCGACATGACGGCGCCCTGCATCACCCACCGCTATCCCGACCGGGTGCTCTTCCTGGTCTCGAATATCTGTGCGATGTACTGCCGACACTGCACGAGAAAACGGAAGGTCGGCGACATCGACTCGGTCCCGGCCAGGAAGGAGATCGAGGCCGGGCTTGCCTATATCAGGGAGCACTCCGAGGTGCGCGACGTCCTCCTCTCTGGCGGCGACCCCCTCATGCTCCCTGACGAGACCCTCGACTGGGTCCTCACCGAACTCGACGCCATCGAACACGTGGAGGTGGTGCGGATCGGCACCCGCGTGCCGGTCGTCCTCCCGTACCGGGTCACCCCCGCCCTCGCCCAGATGCTTGCCCGCCACCACCCCCTCTGGATCAACACCCACTTCAACCACCCCAAGGAGTTCACCCCTTCTTCAGAGGCGGCGCTCGGCAGACTTGCCGACGCTGGCATCCCCCTCGGCAACCAGACTGTCCTTCTCGCCAATGTCAACGACTGCCCCAGGCTCCAGCGGACCCTTGCGCACAAATTGGTCCGGAACCGGGTCCGCCCGTATTATCTCTACCAGTGCGACCTCTCTGAGGGACTCTCGCATTTCAGGACCTCGGTCGCGAAGGGGATCGAGATCATCGAGAACCTGGTCGGGCACACGAGCGGGTTTGCGGTTCCCACCTATGTGGTCGACGCACCAGGGGGCGGGGGCAAGATCCCGCTGATGCCGACGTACGTCCTCTCCTGGGCCGACAACAAGGTGGTGCTGCGCAACTACGAGGGGGTGATCACCACCTACCAGGAACCAAAGGACTACCGCCCGGTCTACTGCGACGGGAACTGCGTGGAGTGTACCCTCCAGCTTAAGGAAGAGAGTGCCGAAGAACCGGGGCCGGTCGGGATCGCCAAGATCCTCTCCGACCTCGACGAGACCTCGACGCTGGTCCCTGAGCACACCGAGCGGATGGAGCGGCGCATTGATGCCTGA
- a CDS encoding rubredoxin: MRMYKCTKCGYLYNPKSGDYTQGIAPNTSFEDLPENWVCPRCNAPKSAFEPVD, from the coding sequence ATGCGGATGTATAAGTGCACGAAGTGCGGCTATCTCTATAACCCCAAAAGCGGGGACTATACCCAGGGCATCGCCCCGAACACCTCCTTCGAGGACCTGCCTGAGAACTGGGTCTGTCCCAGGTGCAACGCCCCCAAGAGTGCCTTCGAACCCGTCGATTAG
- a CDS encoding peptidylprolyl isomerase, translating to MVQCNASHILVGSMPEAQELIERIKSGEDFEALARKHSICPSGRDGGKLGWFGKGQMVAPFEKAAFAGKAGEVVGPVQTQFGWHVIRIDGKK from the coding sequence ATGGTACAGTGCAACGCATCCCATATCCTGGTCGGGAGCATGCCCGAGGCACAGGAACTGATTGAGCGGATCAAGTCGGGCGAGGACTTCGAGGCCCTGGCACGCAAGCATTCCATCTGCCCGTCAGGGCGGGACGGGGGCAAACTCGGATGGTTCGGGAAGGGGCAGATGGTCGCGCCTTTCGAGAAGGCCGCCTTTGCCGGGAAGGCAGGCGAGGTCGTCGGTCCGGTGCAGACCCAGTTTGGCTGGCACGTGATCCGGATCGATGGCAAGAAATAA
- a CDS encoding TIGR04084 family radical SAM/SPASM domain-containing protein gives MYYHLILTDACNLCCSYCRAKDFEECDPFGEGVTFDEDVPPELSFDLGDLYQFLAEDPDAVLTFYGGEPLMRLDLVREVMDHAPVEGFMLQTNAMRLDRLEPEYRNQFSTVLVSIDGPEALTDAHRGDGVYRRVMENVHALLDGGYSGELIARMTITEETDIEEAVLALSENPDHSFSSIHWQIDANFWGDYSTRDFGRWAAESYNPGIRRLATRWVERMREEGTVPKWYPFLGVTEDLLLGQESRLRCGCGYANYTVMTDGTIIPCPCMVGMKEWYLGHVAETRPQDLPAVPVGGACTTCDLAGFCGGRCLYSNVLNPWPAEGRRLVCGTVRNLRDAVVAVLPEIRELIQDEVVTLDDFSFERYNGCEIIP, from the coding sequence ATGTATTACCACCTCATCCTCACCGACGCCTGCAACCTCTGCTGCTCATACTGCCGGGCCAAGGACTTCGAGGAGTGCGACCCCTTCGGGGAGGGGGTGACCTTCGACGAGGACGTCCCGCCTGAACTCTCCTTCGACCTCGGCGACCTCTACCAGTTCCTCGCAGAAGACCCCGACGCAGTCCTCACCTTCTATGGCGGCGAACCGCTGATGCGCCTCGACCTGGTCAGAGAGGTGATGGACCACGCCCCGGTCGAGGGGTTCATGCTCCAGACCAATGCCATGCGCCTCGACCGGCTGGAACCAGAGTATAGAAACCAGTTCTCGACAGTCCTCGTCTCCATCGACGGACCCGAAGCCCTCACCGACGCCCACCGCGGGGACGGGGTCTACCGGCGGGTGATGGAGAACGTCCATGCCCTCCTCGACGGGGGGTATTCCGGCGAACTCATCGCCAGGATGACGATCACGGAGGAGACCGATATCGAGGAGGCGGTCCTCGCCCTCTCAGAGAACCCCGACCATTCGTTCTCGTCCATCCACTGGCAGATCGATGCCAACTTCTGGGGCGACTACTCGACGCGTGACTTCGGGCGCTGGGCGGCGGAGTCGTACAATCCGGGCATCCGCCGTCTGGCCACCCGCTGGGTGGAGAGGATGAGGGAAGAGGGGACAGTCCCGAAATGGTACCCCTTCCTTGGCGTGACCGAGGACCTCCTCCTGGGCCAGGAGAGCCGCCTGCGATGCGGATGCGGGTATGCGAACTACACTGTCATGACCGACGGGACGATCATCCCGTGTCCCTGCATGGTCGGGATGAAGGAATGGTACCTCGGGCATGTGGCGGAGACCAGACCGCAGGACCTGCCCGCGGTTCCGGTCGGCGGGGCCTGTACCACCTGCGACCTTGCCGGGTTCTGCGGGGGGCGGTGCCTGTACTCCAACGTCCTCAACCCCTGGCCTGCGGAGGGACGGCGCCTGGTCTGCGGGACGGTCCGAAACCTCCGTGACGCCGTCGTCGCGGTCCTTCCCGAGATCAGGGAATTGATCCAGGACGAGGTCGTGACCCTCGACGACTTCTCGTTCGAGCGCTACAATGGGTGCGAGATCATCCCGTGA
- the ruvC gene encoding crossover junction endodeoxyribonuclease RuvC, producing MVSTRSTEYSLLNVTMIVIGIDPGVARTGYGILQKEGRFPVPLDYGCIETSPDCSQSERLLEIYERVSALFEEYDPTWVVLEKLFFSKNVTTAMRVSEARGILLLAAEQHTIPIAEYTPNQIKQAVTGSGRAEKHQVQEMMRRLLRLQEVPRPDDTADGLAIALCHINMVG from the coding sequence ATGGTATCAACCAGGAGCACGGAGTACTCCTTACTGAACGTGACCATGATCGTGATCGGTATTGATCCAGGGGTGGCGAGGACCGGGTATGGAATCCTCCAAAAAGAGGGCCGGTTCCCTGTACCACTGGACTACGGTTGTATCGAGACCAGTCCCGACTGCAGTCAGTCCGAGCGTCTGCTGGAGATCTACGAGCGGGTATCCGCCCTCTTCGAGGAGTACGACCCCACGTGGGTCGTCCTGGAAAAGCTCTTCTTCTCGAAAAACGTCACCACGGCCATGCGCGTGAGCGAGGCACGGGGCATCCTCCTCCTCGCCGCCGAACAGCACACGATCCCGATCGCCGAGTATACCCCCAACCAGATCAAACAGGCGGTCACCGGGTCGGGACGTGCCGAGAAACACCAGGTACAGGAGATGATGCGGCGGCTTCTCAGGCTGCAGGAAGTGCCGCGGCCAGACGACACCGCCGACGGTCTTGCCATCGCCCTCTGCCACATCAATATGGTCGGATAA
- the ruvB gene encoding Holliday junction branch migration DNA helicase RuvB, protein MNERLPSPGTLPGETDEAGIRPGSLDEFVGQAQIKETLAIAIEAAKKRGESLDHILFSGPPGLGKTTLAGIVAREMGVGIRSTSGPVLDRPGDLAAQLTALSRGDVLFIDEIHRLNPVVEEILYPAMEDNCIDVMIGEGPGARSVPLPLEEFTLIGATTKVGLLGSPLRDRFGLVFRLNLYEVADLEGIVQRSAAIMQTPVTRDGAREIATRSRGTPRIANRLLRRVRDFAMVRGDGTIDGKTADLALTMLGIDRLGLDDLDRRILSVITDDFGGGPVGARTIAISIGEEVRTVEEVYEPYLIQIGFLKRTPQGRETTEAARRHIRSA, encoded by the coding sequence ATGAACGAACGCCTCCCTTCACCTGGCACGCTTCCCGGCGAGACCGACGAGGCCGGGATCAGACCAGGGTCCCTGGACGAGTTCGTGGGCCAGGCGCAGATCAAAGAGACCCTTGCCATCGCCATCGAGGCGGCAAAAAAACGGGGAGAATCTCTTGACCACATCCTCTTCTCAGGACCGCCCGGGCTTGGCAAGACGACCCTTGCCGGGATCGTGGCGCGGGAGATGGGCGTCGGGATCAGGAGCACCTCGGGGCCGGTGCTGGACCGTCCCGGCGACCTTGCCGCCCAGCTGACGGCGCTCTCCCGCGGCGACGTGCTTTTCATCGACGAGATCCATCGCCTCAACCCGGTGGTCGAGGAGATCCTGTACCCCGCGATGGAGGACAATTGCATCGACGTGATGATCGGCGAGGGGCCAGGAGCGCGTTCGGTGCCCCTCCCCCTTGAGGAGTTCACGCTCATCGGGGCGACGACGAAGGTGGGGTTGCTGGGCTCTCCGCTCAGGGACCGGTTCGGCCTGGTCTTCCGCCTCAACCTCTACGAGGTGGCCGACCTGGAGGGCATCGTGCAGCGGAGCGCCGCCATCATGCAGACCCCGGTCACCAGGGACGGGGCGCGTGAGATCGCAACGCGGAGTCGGGGGACACCAAGGATCGCAAACCGTCTGCTCAGGAGGGTGCGGGACTTTGCCATGGTCAGGGGCGACGGGACCATCGACGGCAAGACCGCAGACCTTGCACTGACGATGCTCGGCATCGACCGCCTTGGCCTCGACGACCTGGACCGGCGGATCCTCTCGGTGATCACAGATGATTTCGGCGGCGGACCGGTGGGGGCCAGGACGATCGCCATCTCGATCGGCGAAGAAGTGCGGACAGTCGAGGAGGTCTACGAACCCTACCTGATCCAGATCGGGTTTCTCAAGCGGACCCCGCAGGGCCGGGAGACGACCGAGGCCGCACGGCGGCATATCAGGTCGGCCTGA
- a CDS encoding MFS transporter codes for MVQPTKLRRAGPSLITYLSIIGFFAIFSTTISKNPVLPLFSSALGADETMIGLIAFVSPAAGILFSFPVGVMADRIGPRRLLLASGAVFLSAPLLYLLVVDPLWLIPIRFFHGLATAILGPVAAMMIYAAYPDAKGEKSGIYSSATLVGRTIAPLVGGILISVFAASAGLLNYQVVYVAAFLASLPVVLLILGIKEEGASDGDKTRVTLREFWERLAGFGKNRLLLSTALVEMATYFAFGIFETWLPLYLTGAGVQEYLIGLLFALQVLAIALSKPFFGALSDRTGRRAQIVLGLLAIAGCIAAVPLTAAVPVVMAIGILFGLALSLVTVSTGAYVADVARTHELGASVGALSSIMDIGHASGPLIAGIVIGSVGYAAGFAVPAALALAVVALFVLVGRQQRRKANTV; via the coding sequence GTGGTGCAACCGACAAAACTCAGACGGGCAGGGCCCTCCCTCATCACCTATCTCTCGATCATCGGATTCTTCGCGATCTTCTCCACGACCATCTCGAAAAATCCCGTGCTCCCCCTCTTCTCCAGTGCTCTTGGTGCGGACGAGACGATGATCGGGCTCATCGCCTTCGTCTCCCCCGCGGCCGGGATCCTCTTCTCCTTCCCGGTCGGGGTGATGGCCGACCGCATCGGGCCGCGGCGGCTTCTGCTCGCCTCGGGAGCCGTCTTCCTCTCCGCCCCGCTCCTGTACCTCCTCGTCGTCGACCCCCTCTGGCTCATCCCGATCAGGTTCTTCCATGGCCTCGCGACCGCCATCCTCGGCCCGGTCGCCGCGATGATGATCTACGCCGCCTACCCTGATGCGAAGGGGGAGAAGAGCGGGATCTACTCCTCGGCCACCCTGGTCGGACGGACGATCGCCCCGCTCGTGGGCGGCATCCTCATCTCGGTCTTTGCGGCCTCGGCCGGGCTCCTGAACTATCAGGTCGTCTATGTCGCCGCCTTCCTTGCCTCGCTCCCGGTCGTCCTCCTCATCCTCGGGATCAAGGAAGAAGGGGCGTCCGACGGTGACAAAACCCGCGTCACCCTGAGAGAGTTCTGGGAACGCCTCGCAGGCTTCGGGAAAAACCGTCTCCTCCTCTCCACCGCCCTGGTGGAGATGGCGACCTACTTCGCCTTCGGGATCTTCGAGACCTGGCTTCCCCTCTACCTCACCGGCGCCGGGGTGCAGGAATACCTCATCGGCCTCCTCTTCGCCCTCCAGGTGCTGGCCATCGCCCTCTCCAAACCCTTCTTCGGGGCGCTCTCCGACCGCACCGGCCGGCGGGCGCAGATCGTGCTCGGCCTCCTCGCGATCGCCGGGTGCATCGCCGCCGTCCCCCTCACCGCCGCCGTGCCGGTGGTGATGGCGATCGGGATCCTCTTCGGCCTCGCCCTCTCCCTGGTCACCGTCTCGACCGGCGCCTATGTCGCCGACGTCGCCCGCACCCACGAACTCGGCGCCTCGGTCGGGGCGCTCAGTTCGATCATGGACATCGGCCATGCCTCAGGCCCGCTCATCGCCGGGATCGTCATCGGGAGCGTCGGGTATGCGGCCGGGTTCGCCGTCCCGGCGGCCCTCGCCCTGGCCGTCGTCGCCCTCTTCGTCCTGGTCGGGAGGCAACAGCGGAGGAAAGCGAATACCGTATAA
- a CDS encoding flavodoxin family protein — MKVTAFVGSPRPGGNTEVLVREALQGAEDAGAETTLVYLNDAAFLDCQGCGFCNESGECKLEDDMAGLYPMIEEADGIILGSPVYFGMVSGITKSFIDRWYAFMGPGFSPRLSPGKKAAIILAQGDPNPDVYGPMATHLAVTLEFFGIEVAAPLVGAGLIDLGDAAKDRGLMQRAYELGRNLVSG; from the coding sequence ATGAAGGTCACTGCGTTTGTCGGGAGCCCGCGGCCTGGCGGGAACACCGAGGTGCTGGTCAGGGAGGCCCTCCAGGGTGCGGAGGACGCCGGGGCCGAGACGACCCTGGTCTACCTCAATGATGCCGCCTTCCTTGACTGCCAGGGGTGCGGCTTCTGCAATGAGAGCGGGGAGTGCAAACTCGAGGACGACATGGCCGGGCTGTACCCGATGATCGAGGAGGCCGACGGGATCATCCTGGGCTCGCCGGTCTACTTCGGGATGGTGAGCGGGATCACCAAGAGTTTCATCGACCGGTGGTACGCCTTCATGGGCCCCGGGTTCTCCCCCAGGCTCAGCCCAGGCAAGAAGGCGGCGATCATCCTTGCGCAGGGCGACCCGAACCCCGACGTCTACGGCCCCATGGCCACCCATCTCGCGGTCACCCTGGAGTTCTTCGGGATCGAGGTGGCGGCGCCCCTCGTCGGGGCAGGACTCATCGACCTCGGCGACGCCGCAAAGGACAGGGGACTCATGCAGCGGGCCTATGAACTGGGGAGGAATCTTGTCTCAGGATGA
- a CDS encoding response regulator, with the protein MPPYPPAEVRVLVVDDDPWLLGVIRIFLENTGIFVVSRETSAKEALYALETEYFDVCISDYDMPGMNGVQFIRTMREDGYDIPCILMTGDRRKKVHAAALGAGAWCVVQKGGKGPVFFNELAEAVREAVEKHRAGRYPGVGSGDTGRDTHALVRGGADVS; encoded by the coding sequence ATGCCCCCATACCCCCCTGCTGAGGTCCGCGTACTTGTGGTGGACGACGATCCCTGGTTGCTTGGGGTGATCAGGATATTCCTTGAAAATACCGGCATTTTCGTCGTTTCCCGGGAGACCTCCGCGAAAGAGGCGTTATACGCCCTTGAGACCGAATATTTCGACGTCTGTATCTCGGACTATGATATGCCAGGCATGAACGGGGTCCAGTTCATCAGGACGATGCGAGAGGACGGGTATGACATCCCGTGTATCCTGATGACCGGTGACCGGCGCAAAAAGGTCCATGCCGCCGCCCTCGGTGCCGGGGCGTGGTGCGTGGTCCAGAAAGGCGGGAAAGGTCCGGTCTTTTTCAATGAACTTGCAGAGGCCGTCAGAGAGGCTGTAGAGAAGCATCGTGCCGGTCGCTATCCAGGAGTCGGGAGCGGTGACACCGGCCGGGACACCCATGCGCTTGTCAGGGGAGGGGCGGATGTGTCCTGA
- the ablB gene encoding putative beta-lysine N-acetyltransferase, with protein MPDAVVTIGGSRVQHGQANNRVYLLSLDPTDRAMMPGRLLDLAREHGYTRVFCRVRGGALEAFLRAGYQVEGRVPGLFGGVEDGYFLGYFLDPERARSDVAAPVLSGTGPGHPDRPLPESFQMREAGEEDASALAALYEETFATYPFPIDDPAYLRSAMRDSVRFFVVEHEGQVVGASSAEMDLAGKNVEMTDFAVSPSCRGAGLSVHLLHLMEAEMRQAGMIVAYTLARAAWPPVTRLFAGAGYRYGGTLVNNTQICGRCESMHLWYRRLDRPA; from the coding sequence ATGCCTGATGCGGTGGTGACCATCGGCGGATCGCGGGTCCAGCATGGTCAGGCCAACAACCGGGTCTACCTGCTCAGTCTCGACCCTACCGACCGTGCGATGATGCCTGGCCGACTCCTGGACCTTGCACGAGAACACGGCTACACCAGGGTCTTCTGCCGTGTCCGGGGGGGCGCCCTGGAGGCGTTTCTCAGGGCCGGGTACCAGGTGGAGGGGCGGGTGCCAGGGCTCTTTGGTGGTGTGGAAGATGGATATTTTCTCGGGTATTTTCTCGACCCGGAACGGGCCAGGAGCGATGTGGCGGCCCCGGTGCTCTCCGGCACCGGGCCCGGCCATCCCGACCGCCCCCTCCCGGAGAGTTTTCAGATGAGGGAGGCGGGTGAAGAGGACGCGTCTGCCCTGGCCGCCCTCTATGAAGAGACCTTTGCGACCTACCCCTTCCCGATCGACGACCCCGCATACCTCAGGTCGGCGATGAGAGATTCGGTCAGGTTCTTCGTTGTCGAGCACGAGGGGCAGGTGGTCGGGGCCTCCTCGGCCGAGATGGACCTGGCAGGAAAAAACGTGGAGATGACCGACTTTGCGGTCAGTCCGTCCTGCCGCGGGGCAGGGCTCTCGGTGCACCTTCTGCACCTGATGGAGGCCGAGATGCGACAGGCCGGGATGATCGTCGCCTATACTCTCGCACGGGCGGCGTGGCCCCCGGTCACTCGCCTCTTTGCAGGGGCCGGGTATCGGTATGGCGGTACCCTCGTCAACAACACCCAGATCTGCGGGCGGTGCGAGTCGATGCATCTGTGGTACCGGCGCCTGGACCGACCCGCATAA
- a CDS encoding protease inhibitor I42 family protein, with amino-acid sequence MNTKALAGAVLLVLAACLIGAGCTSADQKETPQTTPVPETTTNETPAPTPTENETIGMPNPAAVWCEERGYGYEIRTDADGNEHGVCIFENGTEMDAWEVYRAAMTTPDFVFNETADNTSVEVAAGSIVQVDLRENPTTGYEWNATLSDGLNLINDTYTTDPHPEGMVGVGGTRTWLLEATCEGDQTFSAIYTRPWENTTGTEENFTLALTVVPTA; translated from the coding sequence ATGAACACAAAGGCCCTTGCGGGAGCCGTCCTCCTGGTCCTTGCCGCCTGCCTGATCGGTGCAGGATGCACCTCGGCAGACCAGAAAGAGACTCCCCAGACAACACCTGTGCCTGAGACGACGACGAACGAGACCCCGGCCCCGACGCCGACCGAGAACGAGACCATCGGAATGCCAAACCCTGCCGCGGTCTGGTGCGAGGAGAGGGGCTATGGGTATGAGATCAGAACGGACGCCGACGGAAACGAGCACGGTGTCTGCATCTTCGAGAACGGCACTGAGATGGACGCATGGGAGGTCTACCGCGCCGCCATGACCACGCCCGACTTTGTCTTCAACGAGACCGCGGACAACACCTCTGTCGAGGTGGCGGCCGGGAGCATCGTGCAGGTCGACCTGAGGGAGAACCCGACGACCGGATACGAGTGGAACGCCACCCTCTCTGACGGGCTGAACCTCATCAACGACACCTACACCACCGACCCTCACCCCGAGGGCATGGTCGGTGTCGGCGGCACCCGCACCTGGCTCCTTGAGGCCACCTGCGAAGGGGACCAGACCTTCTCTGCGATCTACACGCGCCCGTGGGAGAACACGACCGGGACCGAGGAGAACTTCACCCTCGCGCTCACCGTCGTCCCCACCGCCTGA